From one Amycolatopsis sp. FDAARGOS 1241 genomic stretch:
- a CDS encoding CBS domain-containing protein, giving the protein MNTSTTPVAAVMTPKPVCARLDTPVKEIAETLTRRGISAVAVVDRQGLIAGVVSEFDLVRLLREDRRHHWWQRASAPSRTAQDVMSSPARTVAAGEPVCDVAARFTQTGLRRLFVVADGRPVGVVARRDLIGLFSRPDTDIDHEVTTLLWKALQLGPERARAMVHAGVVTVAGRVERRSEIAAVTRLIEAVPGVVEVRNGLDFVWDDVA; this is encoded by the coding sequence ATGAACACGAGCACGACACCCGTCGCCGCGGTGATGACGCCGAAGCCGGTGTGCGCGCGGCTGGACACGCCGGTCAAGGAGATCGCGGAAACCCTCACCCGCCGCGGGATCAGCGCGGTGGCGGTGGTCGACCGCCAGGGTCTGATCGCCGGCGTGGTGTCCGAATTCGACCTCGTGCGGCTGCTGCGCGAAGACCGTCGCCACCACTGGTGGCAGCGTGCTTCGGCGCCGTCGCGCACGGCCCAGGACGTGATGTCGAGCCCGGCTCGGACCGTGGCGGCCGGGGAACCGGTCTGCGACGTGGCGGCCCGGTTCACCCAGACCGGGCTGCGGCGGCTGTTCGTCGTCGCGGACGGGCGGCCGGTGGGGGTCGTCGCACGCCGCGATCTGATCGGGTTGTTCTCGCGGCCGGACACCGACATCGACCACGAGGTGACGACGCTGCTGTGGAAGGCGCTGCAGCTCGGACCGGAACGGGCGCGCGCGATGGTTCACGCCGGGGTCGTGACCGTGGCGGGCCGGGTCGAACGGCGCAGTGAGATCGCGGCCGTGACCCGCCTGATCGAAGCGGTGCCCGGTGTGGTCGAGGTCCGCAACGGCCTCGACTTCGTGTGGGACGACGTGGCCTGA
- a CDS encoding universal stress protein, whose translation MHGSTGDDCVVLAGVDGSASALHAAVWAAAVAARRDAVLRLVHAYVVPAPGVSRISVTTVREGFRSRAESWVAEASAAVLAQWPSLRIERVVVEGSPVGVLLRESAGAEVVVLGSRGLGGFTGLLVGSTAVSLVAHAQCPVVVVRGRRPDDVPAVAGPVLVGLDGSPDSTDALGYACEEAAARGTTLIAVHTWNEITPEGRLRLAGSEADVAAERRLVDEQLAPWRDKFPELAIEVEVVRGRPVRTLLERGGGAQLVVVGSRGRGGFTGMLLGSTSQALLVHSACPVAVVRQGSRS comes from the coding sequence ATGCACGGGTCGACGGGTGACGACTGCGTGGTGCTGGCCGGCGTGGACGGTTCGGCTTCGGCTCTGCACGCCGCGGTGTGGGCCGCGGCGGTCGCGGCGCGGCGGGACGCGGTGCTGAGACTCGTCCACGCCTACGTGGTGCCGGCGCCGGGCGTGTCGCGGATCTCGGTGACCACCGTGCGGGAGGGGTTCCGGTCGCGGGCCGAGTCGTGGGTGGCCGAGGCTTCGGCCGCGGTGCTGGCGCAGTGGCCGTCGCTGCGGATCGAGCGGGTCGTCGTGGAAGGCAGCCCGGTCGGGGTGCTCCTGCGCGAGAGCGCCGGCGCCGAAGTCGTGGTGCTGGGCTCGCGCGGGTTGGGCGGGTTCACCGGGCTGCTGGTCGGCTCGACCGCGGTCTCGCTCGTCGCCCACGCGCAGTGTCCGGTGGTGGTCGTGCGCGGTCGCCGGCCCGATGACGTGCCCGCGGTGGCCGGGCCGGTCCTCGTCGGGCTGGACGGTTCGCCGGACAGCACCGACGCGCTCGGCTACGCGTGTGAGGAAGCCGCCGCGCGCGGCACCACGCTCATCGCCGTGCACACCTGGAACGAGATCACTCCCGAGGGGAGGCTGCGGCTCGCCGGTTCCGAGGCGGACGTCGCCGCCGAACGCCGGCTCGTCGACGAGCAGCTGGCTCCCTGGCGGGACAAGTTCCCCGAGCTGGCGATCGAGGTCGAGGTCGTGCGCGGGCGGCCGGTGCGGACGCTGCTGGAGCGCGGTGGCGGTGCGCAGCTCGTGGTGGTCGGCAGCCGCGGCCGCGGCGGGTTCACGGGGATGCTGCTCGGGTCGACCAGCCAGGCGCTGCTGGTGCACTCCGCGTGCCCGGTCGCGGTCGTGCGGCAGGGGAGCCGGTCGTGA
- a CDS encoding CBS domain-containing protein, with the protein MRAREIMTRPVVRVGLATPVREAIALLTEHCIAALPVVDEDNRVIGLFTEADALAGVLTGEPVGPDQLVESTMTKPVEVAGLDTDVSDIAARMLVDRLRSIPVVDDGRLAGIVSRRDLLRSLVRHDDTIASQVRCLFSDYTGHRDLWSVSVTGGRVTVRGTFTDEAERRLVTALAKTVGGVTEVELA; encoded by the coding sequence GTGCGCGCACGAGAAATCATGACCCGCCCGGTGGTCCGGGTCGGGCTCGCGACCCCGGTACGCGAGGCGATCGCCCTGCTCACGGAGCACTGCATCGCCGCCTTGCCCGTGGTCGACGAGGACAACCGGGTGATCGGCCTGTTCACGGAGGCCGACGCACTGGCCGGGGTGCTGACGGGCGAACCGGTGGGGCCCGACCAGCTCGTGGAGTCCACGATGACCAAGCCGGTCGAAGTCGCCGGGCTCGACACCGACGTCAGCGACATCGCCGCCCGCATGCTCGTCGACCGCCTGCGCAGCATCCCGGTCGTCGACGACGGTCGCCTGGCCGGGATCGTGAGCCGGCGCGACCTCCTGCGGTCACTGGTGCGGCACGACGACACCATCGCGTCGCAGGTGCGGTGCCTGTTCAGCGACTACACGGGACACCGCGATCTCTGGTCGGTGTCCGTCACGGGTGGCCGCGTGACGGTCCGGGGAACGTTCACCGACGAAGCCGAACGCCGGCTTGTCACGGCTCTCGCGAAGACCGTCGGGGGCGTCACCGAGGTGGAACTGGCCTAG
- a CDS encoding DUF1876 domain-containing protein, producing the protein MDTKQWRIEVFLTEEGGRTTATARLRTGAGEVLDASGTARLNPVDRNVPEIGDELATARALSALAHRLLDVAAEDIEDVTHKHVRLEG; encoded by the coding sequence ATGGACACCAAGCAGTGGCGGATCGAAGTGTTCCTGACCGAGGAAGGCGGCCGGACGACAGCCACCGCCCGGCTGCGCACCGGGGCCGGCGAGGTGCTCGACGCGTCGGGGACCGCGCGGCTCAACCCGGTCGACCGCAACGTGCCGGAGATCGGTGACGAACTCGCCACCGCGCGAGCCCTCAGCGCGCTCGCGCACCGGCTGCTGGACGTCGCCGCCGAAGACATCGAGGACGTCACCCACAAGCACGTCCGGCTGGAAGGCTGA
- a CDS encoding helix-turn-helix domain-containing protein, which translates to MPSSDVWQQFLEADRRGFARPEIEESWLRSRRSGVDPERLDLDAADYDPEALLVAVGSRIIPGTADLLVGDAASVAVVDPRGTLTWRWESDPALRRDLQQVEVEPGHRYVEDGVGTCGVGLSMAVRSVSMVVGAEHFKQAWHPYTCATAPIVDPVTRLLLGSVNVCCRAEHTNRFVMAAVIAFAERLRSALRDAATPRQRRLVDAHMTFRSIPGATVLTLDNEILISDTGPSTVLPDRATLWAALREAGPSATELSLPDGRFAAVRPVTPGRFEDGCVLLFKTSSLAERENPLEDAEADIIREVLVACRGNKTAAAARLRMSRGTLYKRIRRYGLDNG; encoded by the coding sequence GTGCCATCCTCGGACGTCTGGCAACAGTTCCTCGAAGCCGACCGCCGCGGCTTCGCGCGCCCCGAGATCGAGGAATCGTGGCTGCGGTCGCGCCGATCCGGCGTCGACCCCGAACGCCTCGACCTCGACGCCGCCGACTACGACCCCGAGGCTCTGCTGGTGGCCGTCGGCAGCCGGATCATCCCCGGCACCGCGGATCTGCTGGTCGGCGACGCCGCGTCCGTGGCGGTCGTCGACCCGCGCGGCACCCTGACCTGGCGCTGGGAATCCGATCCCGCCCTCCGCCGCGACCTGCAGCAGGTCGAAGTGGAACCCGGCCACCGCTACGTCGAGGACGGCGTCGGCACCTGCGGCGTCGGCCTGTCCATGGCCGTGCGCTCCGTCTCCATGGTGGTCGGTGCGGAGCACTTCAAGCAGGCCTGGCACCCGTACACGTGCGCCACCGCGCCCATCGTCGACCCGGTCACCCGGCTGCTCCTGGGTTCGGTCAACGTGTGCTGCCGCGCCGAACACACGAATCGCTTCGTGATGGCGGCTGTCATCGCCTTCGCCGAACGCCTGCGTTCCGCCCTCCGCGACGCGGCCACGCCCCGCCAGCGCCGCCTCGTCGACGCCCACATGACGTTCCGCTCGATCCCCGGCGCCACCGTGCTCACCCTCGACAACGAGATCCTGATCAGCGACACGGGTCCGTCGACGGTTCTGCCGGACCGCGCGACGCTGTGGGCGGCCTTGCGCGAGGCGGGCCCGTCGGCGACCGAACTGAGCTTGCCGGACGGCCGCTTCGCCGCCGTCCGGCCGGTCACGCCGGGGCGCTTCGAGGACGGGTGCGTGCTGCTGTTCAAGACTTCGTCGCTGGCGGAACGGGAAAACCCGCTGGAGGACGCGGAAGCGGACATCATCCGGGAAGTTCTCGTGGCGTGCCGGGGGAACAAGACGGCCGCGGCGGCCCGCCTGAGGATGTCGAGAGGGACGTTGTACAAACGGATCCGCCGGTACGGTCTGGACAACGGCTGA
- a CDS encoding flavodoxin domain-containing protein, whose amino-acid sequence MHALIVYESLFGDTEEIARAVAEGLGSATLRSVDDAPRDLAGYDLLVVGAPTHVHGLSRPSTRKAAAEQARGNPQHEIGLREWLGGFRVLPPGTTTAAFDTRLAKPRWLTGSAARAASKVLRSVGHPTVVPPMSFFVEVVNGDTRLVDGESARARVWGATLARRLDRTGPGRG is encoded by the coding sequence ATGCACGCGCTGATCGTGTACGAGTCCCTGTTCGGCGACACCGAGGAGATCGCCCGCGCCGTGGCGGAGGGATTGGGCTCGGCGACGCTGCGGTCCGTGGACGACGCCCCGCGCGACCTGGCCGGCTACGACCTGCTCGTCGTCGGCGCGCCGACCCACGTCCACGGCCTGAGCCGGCCCTCGACTCGCAAGGCGGCGGCGGAACAGGCCAGGGGGAACCCGCAGCACGAGATCGGCCTGCGTGAATGGCTCGGCGGCTTCCGCGTCCTGCCCCCGGGAACCACCACGGCCGCGTTCGACACCCGGCTGGCCAAGCCGCGGTGGCTGACCGGCTCGGCCGCGCGGGCCGCGAGCAAGGTGCTGCGCAGCGTCGGCCACCCGACGGTGGTGCCGCCGATGAGCTTCTTCGTCGAAGTGGTGAACGGCGACACGCGCCTGGTGGACGGCGAAAGCGCCCGGGCGCGGGTGTGGGGAGCCACCCTCGCCCGCCGGCTCGACCGCACCGGGCCCGGGCGCGGCTGA
- a CDS encoding flavodoxin domain-containing protein, whose amino-acid sequence MRILVAVATRHGATREIAEQIAATAAAALAETGVAAEVGVVDAGHVTSFAGYDAVVLGSAVYFGQWLESARRLAHEHREELRRVPVWLFSSGPVGHIAGEDPVDVSDVVAASGAREHRLFGGRVERANLRFTDRAVVVALRVQDGDNRDWPMIRAWARAIASELAVVPSGQESRR is encoded by the coding sequence ATGAGGATTCTCGTCGCGGTGGCGACCCGGCACGGGGCCACTCGGGAAATCGCCGAGCAGATCGCCGCCACGGCCGCGGCGGCGCTGGCCGAAACCGGTGTCGCCGCGGAGGTCGGGGTGGTCGACGCCGGGCACGTCACGTCGTTCGCGGGGTATGACGCGGTCGTGCTCGGCAGCGCCGTCTACTTCGGGCAGTGGCTCGAAAGCGCTCGCCGGCTCGCGCACGAGCACCGGGAGGAGCTGCGCCGCGTCCCGGTGTGGCTCTTCTCGAGCGGGCCCGTGGGCCACATCGCGGGCGAGGACCCGGTGGACGTCTCCGACGTGGTGGCCGCGTCCGGCGCGCGCGAGCACCGGCTCTTCGGCGGCCGCGTGGAACGGGCCAACCTGCGGTTCACCGACCGCGCGGTGGTCGTCGCGCTGCGGGTGCAGGACGGTGACAACCGCGACTGGCCGATGATCCGGGCCTGGGCGCGCGCGATCGCGAGCGAGCTGGCGGTGGTCCCCTCCGGGCAGGAGAGCCGACGATGA
- a CDS encoding LLM class flavin-dependent oxidoreductase, with protein MRFGVFMAPFHASPVKSPVAALARDLETIKLLDRLGYDEAWIGEHHSCGVELIASPEIFIAHVAAQTKSIKLGTGVLSLPYHNPLWVADRAILLDHLTRGRFMLGLGPGSLPTDASMIGLDPLSQRGALEEDTDVLVQLLNGEEPVTIKTARYELREALCQLRPYTQGGLEVGVAAIASPSGPRIAGKHGLSLLSIGATMTGDLDLLAQHWDVAEERAARFGATMDRGGWRLVGPMHLAETKEQAYAEVEHGLDDWCNYLQHVAAVPHFEPGGATFTERVDWINASGIGVIGTPEDAIRQISLLDEQSKGGFGAYLMMAHEWANPAATARHYELFAEAVAPHFQQQLDRLATTEAQARKLRTELHQRQGQALEEAKARHAAEKNAQPA; from the coding sequence ATGCGTTTCGGCGTCTTCATGGCCCCGTTCCACGCCTCACCGGTCAAGAGCCCGGTGGCGGCCCTGGCGCGCGACCTCGAGACGATCAAACTGCTCGACCGGCTGGGCTACGACGAAGCCTGGATCGGCGAGCACCACTCGTGCGGCGTCGAACTCATCGCGAGCCCCGAGATCTTCATCGCCCACGTCGCGGCCCAGACCAAGTCCATCAAGCTCGGCACAGGTGTGCTCTCGTTGCCCTACCACAACCCGCTGTGGGTGGCCGACCGCGCTATCCTGCTCGATCACCTGACCCGGGGCCGGTTCATGCTCGGCCTCGGCCCGGGTTCGCTGCCGACGGACGCGTCGATGATCGGGCTCGACCCCCTCAGCCAGCGGGGCGCGCTGGAAGAGGACACCGACGTCCTGGTGCAGCTGCTCAACGGCGAAGAGCCCGTGACGATCAAGACCGCCCGCTACGAACTGCGCGAGGCGCTGTGCCAGCTGCGCCCGTACACCCAGGGCGGACTGGAGGTCGGGGTCGCGGCGATCGCCTCGCCGTCGGGGCCGCGCATCGCGGGCAAGCACGGGCTCAGCCTGCTGTCGATCGGGGCGACGATGACGGGCGACCTCGATCTGCTGGCCCAGCACTGGGACGTCGCCGAGGAACGCGCCGCGCGGTTCGGCGCCACGATGGACCGCGGCGGGTGGCGCCTGGTCGGCCCGATGCACCTCGCCGAGACGAAGGAACAGGCCTACGCCGAGGTCGAGCACGGCCTCGACGACTGGTGCAATTACCTGCAGCACGTCGCCGCCGTCCCGCACTTCGAGCCCGGCGGGGCGACGTTCACCGAGCGGGTCGACTGGATCAACGCCAGCGGCATCGGCGTCATCGGCACGCCGGAGGACGCGATCCGCCAGATCAGCCTGCTCGACGAGCAGTCCAAGGGCGGGTTCGGTGCCTACTTGATGATGGCGCACGAGTGGGCGAACCCGGCCGCCACGGCACGGCACTACGAACTGTTCGCCGAGGCCGTCGCGCCGCACTTCCAGCAGCAGCTGGACCGCCTCGCCACCACGGAAGCGCAGGCCAGGAAGCTGCGCACCGAGCTGCACCAGCGGCAGGGCCAGGCACTGGAGGAGGCCAAGGCGCGCCACGCGGCGGAGAAGAACGCCCAGCCGGCATAG
- a CDS encoding alpha/beta hydrolase → MLDHVADLLPGPSPWQAADAAFGGTDRLAAALQAFALRGFLIIAFDRPHPSRHRARRVTASLAFGPVGVLVLATAAGAVTAAAGARSSADVPTVDYCCPGGIPLDLYTPAGARPTPVAAHLHGGVFLLGDREPDGPGAALANSGGALFPPLRRELTARGFVVASTDYRLLPVASWPVPIDDARCTIRFVKAHAGELRIDPARIGVWGSSTGGTLCALPGTAASVDRTTSVAAVVDMFGPADLTHLDAAGPGQRLIVHIGLGDDPATRRSVSPGRYVTPHAAPALILQGDEDFVRPQSAGVRGPAAGGRRAGHLRPGPRQRPHPRHARPGPTPTRLTGVAADFLTATLR, encoded by the coding sequence GTGCTCGATCATGTGGCGGACCTACTGCCGGGCCCGAGCCCGTGGCAAGCGGCGGACGCCGCCTTCGGTGGCACCGATCGACTGGCCGCCGCGCTGCAGGCATTCGCGCTGCGGGGTTTCCTGATCATCGCCTTCGATCGGCCGCACCCCAGCCGGCACCGCGCGCGGCGGGTGACCGCGTCGCTGGCCTTCGGGCCGGTCGGCGTCCTGGTGCTCGCCACCGCCGCCGGTGCCGTGACCGCCGCGGCCGGCGCGAGGTCGAGCGCCGATGTCCCGACTGTGGACTATTGCTGCCCGGGCGGGATCCCGCTGGACCTCTACACCCCCGCAGGCGCCCGGCCTACGCCGGTAGCCGCGCATCTGCACGGCGGAGTGTTCCTGCTCGGCGACCGCGAACCCGACGGCCCCGGAGCCGCGCTCGCCAACTCCGGCGGCGCGCTCTTCCCGCCGTTGCGACGGGAGCTCACGGCCCGCGGTTTCGTCGTCGCGTCGACCGACTACCGCCTGCTGCCGGTCGCGTCCTGGCCCGTGCCGATCGACGACGCCCGGTGCACCATCCGATTCGTCAAGGCCCACGCCGGTGAACTGCGCATCGACCCCGCCCGGATCGGTGTGTGGGGCAGCAGCACCGGAGGCACGCTGTGCGCGCTGCCCGGCACGGCCGCTTCCGTCGACCGGACCACCTCGGTGGCTGCGGTGGTCGACATGTTCGGGCCGGCTGATCTCACCCACCTGGACGCCGCCGGTCCCGGGCAGCGCCTCATCGTCCACATCGGACTCGGCGACGACCCGGCCACCCGGCGCTCGGTCAGCCCGGGCCGCTACGTGACGCCGCACGCGGCGCCGGCGCTGATCCTCCAGGGCGACGAGGACTTCGTCCGGCCGCAGTCGGCCGGAGTTCGCGGCCCGGCTGCGGGCGGCCGGCGTGCCGGTCACCTTCGTCCCGGTCCACGGCAAAGGCCACACCCTCGACACGCCCGGCCAGGACCCACTCCCACCCGGCTCACCGGCGTCGCCGCCGACTTCCTCACCGCCACTCTGCGGTGA
- a CDS encoding universal stress protein — MMTTSNTVVVGVDGSAGAAEAVGWAARLASGRGLELELVHCLQADSLYYGGGLAGSDVLFEQLRVEGDRIVAAAAEQALAVDAALTVRTDVRTDAASAGLLDRSRSVRLVVLGRTGTGGFAGMLIGATAAEVASHAACPVAVVRGRHGDGPVPLAGPVVVGVDGTPNSEAAIAVAFDEAGFRGVPLVAVHAWDDVTYDCADSTARLMPQPETLEPTEERLLAQRLAGWQEKFPEVEVRRSLVRDRPRQALLAESDRAQLVVVGSRGRGGFTGMLLGSTSQALIHHSSCPVLVVRPEPKR; from the coding sequence ATCATGACGACGAGCAACACCGTGGTGGTGGGCGTCGACGGTTCGGCGGGTGCCGCCGAGGCGGTCGGGTGGGCCGCGCGGCTCGCCTCGGGCCGGGGGCTCGAACTGGAACTCGTGCATTGCCTGCAGGCCGATTCGCTGTACTACGGCGGTGGCCTGGCCGGCAGCGACGTGCTGTTCGAGCAGCTGCGGGTCGAGGGGGACCGCATCGTCGCCGCCGCGGCGGAGCAGGCGCTCGCCGTCGACGCGGCTCTCACGGTCCGCACCGACGTGCGCACTGACGCCGCGTCCGCCGGCCTGCTCGACCGGTCGCGCAGCGTCCGGCTGGTCGTGCTCGGCCGCACGGGCACCGGGGGCTTCGCCGGCATGCTGATCGGCGCGACGGCCGCAGAAGTCGCGAGTCACGCCGCCTGCCCGGTCGCCGTCGTGCGCGGGCGTCACGGCGACGGGCCGGTTCCGCTGGCGGGCCCCGTCGTGGTCGGTGTGGACGGCACCCCGAACAGCGAAGCCGCCATCGCGGTGGCTTTCGACGAAGCCGGGTTCCGGGGCGTCCCGCTGGTCGCGGTGCACGCGTGGGACGACGTCACCTATGACTGCGCGGACAGCACCGCCCGGCTGATGCCGCAGCCCGAAACGCTCGAGCCGACGGAAGAACGACTGCTGGCCCAGCGGCTCGCCGGCTGGCAGGAGAAGTTCCCCGAGGTCGAGGTCCGCCGGTCGCTCGTGCGGGACCGGCCGCGGCAGGCGCTGCTCGCCGAATCCGACCGGGCCCAGCTCGTCGTGGTCGGCAGCCGTGGCCGCGGCGGGTTCACCGGCATGCTCCTGGGCTCGACGAGCCAGGCGCTCATCCACCACTCGTCCTGTCCCGTACTCGTGGTGCGGCCGGAACCGAAGCGATGA
- a CDS encoding TetR/AcrR family transcriptional regulator — protein sequence MRTRLSTEQRREQLLGIGARLFANRPYDEVWIEEVAEIAQVSRGLLYHYFPTKKDFFAEILRKQRDQLLAISEPDPALPVAEQLRAGLDVYLEFARTHPDGCRIVYRSARDADREIREIREAGMAANAERILAAVSLLRPVTETTRLAVRGWLAFLAKLILDWLDEPKVTQEELRDLCVRTLFAAVDVTP from the coding sequence ATGCGGACGCGCCTGAGCACGGAGCAGCGGCGCGAGCAGCTCCTGGGCATCGGCGCGAGGCTGTTCGCGAACCGGCCGTACGACGAGGTGTGGATCGAGGAGGTGGCCGAGATCGCGCAGGTCTCGCGCGGCCTGCTGTACCACTACTTCCCGACGAAGAAGGACTTCTTCGCCGAGATCCTCCGCAAGCAGCGCGACCAGCTCCTGGCGATAAGCGAGCCCGACCCGGCGCTGCCGGTGGCCGAGCAGCTGCGGGCCGGGCTGGACGTCTACCTCGAGTTCGCCCGCACCCACCCGGACGGCTGCCGCATCGTCTACCGCAGCGCCCGCGACGCCGACCGCGAGATCCGGGAGATCCGCGAAGCCGGCATGGCGGCGAACGCCGAACGCATCCTCGCCGCGGTGAGCCTGCTTCGCCCGGTCACCGAAACCACCCGCCTGGCCGTGCGCGGCTGGCTGGCCTTCCTCGCCAAGCTGATCCTCGATTGGCTCGACGAACCGAAAGTCACGCAGGAGGAACTGCGCGACCTCTGCGTCCGCACCCTGTTCGCCGCGGTCGACGTCACCCCCTGA
- a CDS encoding transglycosylase family protein has protein sequence MGRHSKPSNTKTLLKRTGATAALAGAALGGIGIAGAGAANAFPGQAGIVKCESSGNPTAVNNTAAGQRAGRPAGLFQIVTKTWLANGGGQFASTADRATPAQQQIVADRIFAKSGTAPWECHGGSGPAAFSNFAGQGGGGAASEEAATAHTKKSKAAPKAQTRVKSKAQAKPQGKPQVKPKAKPQAKAAAAAGATRSNPNGDYTVVAGDTLSGIAKKLGVSGGYQRLQQLNASYIPNANLILVGQKIATK, from the coding sequence GTGGGACGTCACAGCAAACCCAGCAACACGAAGACTCTTCTGAAGCGCACCGGTGCGACCGCGGCTCTCGCGGGCGCCGCGCTCGGCGGGATCGGCATCGCCGGCGCCGGCGCGGCCAACGCCTTCCCCGGGCAGGCCGGCATCGTCAAGTGCGAGAGCTCCGGCAACCCGACGGCGGTCAACAACACCGCGGCGGGCCAGCGCGCCGGCCGCCCCGCCGGTCTGTTCCAGATCGTGACGAAGACCTGGCTCGCCAACGGCGGTGGCCAGTTCGCCTCGACCGCGGACCGGGCCACCCCGGCCCAGCAGCAGATCGTCGCGGACCGGATCTTCGCGAAGTCGGGCACCGCGCCGTGGGAGTGCCACGGCGGCTCCGGCCCGGCCGCGTTCTCCAACTTCGCCGGCCAGGGTGGCGGCGGTGCGGCCTCGGAAGAGGCGGCGACCGCCCACACCAAGAAGTCCAAGGCCGCGCCGAAGGCGCAGACCCGGGTCAAGTCCAAGGCGCAGGCCAAGCCCCAGGGCAAGCCCCAGGTCAAGCCTAAGGCCAAGCCGCAGGCGAAGGCCGCTGCTGCGGCCGGCGCGACGCGCTCCAACCCGAACGGCGACTACACCGTCGTCGCGGGCGACACCTTGTCGGGCATCGCCAAGAAGCTCGGTGTCTCCGGCGGCTACCAGCGGCTGCAGCAGCTGAACGCGTCGTACATCCCGAACGCCAACCTGATCCTGGTCGGCCAGAAGATCGCGACCAAGTAG
- the ppk2 gene encoding polyphosphate kinase 2 yields MGGKNPAGRLPRAVYEQELARLQIELVKLQEWVRAEGARIVVVFEGRDAAGKGSTIKRVTEHLNPRVARIEALPKPTERERTQWYFQRYVDLLPAAGEIVLFDRSWYNRAGVERILGFCTADEYRRFLQQCPIFERLLVGDGILLRKYWFSVSRDEQERRFRARIEDPLRRWKLSTVDLESVTRWDDYSRAKDDMFVHTDIPEAPWYVVDSDQKRRGRINMIAHLLGSVPYYEVPREPVSLPPRPRDRGYERTDRRLQREVPDHAATLLKALSSHPDGTSAPDHAARG; encoded by the coding sequence ATGGGCGGCAAGAACCCGGCCGGACGGCTCCCGCGCGCCGTGTACGAGCAGGAACTCGCCCGGCTGCAGATCGAGCTGGTGAAGCTTCAGGAATGGGTGCGCGCCGAGGGCGCCCGGATCGTGGTGGTGTTCGAGGGTCGCGACGCCGCGGGGAAGGGCAGCACGATCAAGCGGGTCACCGAGCACCTCAACCCCCGCGTCGCGCGGATCGAGGCCCTGCCGAAACCGACCGAGCGCGAGCGCACGCAGTGGTACTTCCAGCGGTACGTGGACCTGCTGCCCGCCGCCGGCGAGATCGTGCTGTTCGACCGCAGCTGGTACAACCGTGCCGGCGTGGAACGGATCCTCGGGTTCTGCACCGCGGACGAGTACCGTCGGTTCCTGCAGCAGTGCCCGATCTTCGAGCGCCTGCTCGTGGGCGACGGCATCCTGCTGCGCAAGTACTGGTTCTCGGTCAGCCGCGACGAGCAGGAACGCCGGTTCCGGGCCCGCATCGAGGACCCGCTGCGGCGCTGGAAGCTGTCCACAGTGGACCTGGAGTCGGTGACGCGCTGGGACGACTACTCCCGGGCCAAGGACGACATGTTCGTGCACACCGACATCCCCGAGGCGCCGTGGTACGTCGTCGACAGCGACCAGAAGCGCCGGGGGCGGATCAACATGATCGCGCACTTGCTCGGGAGCGTGCCCTACTACGAGGTGCCGCGCGAACCCGTCAGCCTGCCACCACGGCCGCGCGACCGCGGGTACGAGCGCACCGACCGGCGGCTGCAGCGCGAGGTGCCTGACCACGCGGCGACGCTGCTGAAGGCTCTTTCGTCCCACCCGGACGGGACCTCGGCCCCTGACCACGCCGCCCGCGGCTGA